The following coding sequences lie in one Trichoderma breve strain T069 chromosome 1, whole genome shotgun sequence genomic window:
- a CDS encoding aldo/keto reductase family domain-containing protein, with protein MSQAVPKIVTRALGKNGPQIPRLGLGLMGLSGHYGLPAPDEERLAFLDKAYEMGERYWDTADMYGDCEDLLGKWFAANPGKRENIFLSTKFGIQVQGRSIKVDSSPEYCRQAVEKSLKRLGLPFVDLLYVHHLDKVTPIEKTIQVMVELKNEGKIHHLGLSECSADTLRRASAIHPIAAVQMEYNPFSVEIESPERRFLEAARELGIAVVAYSPLGRGLLTGSISSKEDLTKAGDIRTMLPRFNDENLEKNLAVVAKISEIAKTKGVTPTQLALAWVLAQGDDIFAIPGTTKAHRLSENLGAMSVSLTAEEEQAIRNVGKEVFGARIHDKVPGVNIFGDTPPLEA; from the exons ATGTCTCAAGCAGTTCCCAAGATTGTTACTCGAGCGTTGGGTAAGAATGGGCCTCAAATCCCTcgtctcggcctcggcctcatGGGTCTGAGCGGACACTACGGCCTGCCCGCTCCAGACGAAGAGCGTTTGGCTTTCTTGGACAAGGCATATGAGATGGGCGAGAGATACTGGGACACAG CCGACATGTATGGCGACTGCGAGGATCTCCTGGGAAAATGGTTCGCCGCCAACCCGGGAAAGCGTGAAAACATCTTTCTCTCCACCAAATTCGGTATCCAAGTACAAGGCCGAAGCATCAAGGTCGACTCTTCTCCGGAATACTGCCGGCAAGCTGTCGAAAAGTCGTTGAAGCGACTCGGACTGCCATTTGTTGACTTGCTCTACGTTCACCACCTCGACAAGGTCACGCCGATTGAAAAGACGATCCAGGTCATGGTCGAACTCAAGAACGAGGGAAAGATTCACCACCTTGGCCTGAGCGAGTGCAGTGCTGACACGCTCCGCCGTGCTTCTGCGATCCACCCCATTGCAGCTGTCCAGATGGAGTACAACCCGTTTTCTGTGGAGATTGAATCGCCTGAGCGTCGCTTCCTTGAGGCTGCTCGAGAACTCGGAATCGCCGTGGTAGCATACAGTCCTCTTGGAAGAGGGCTTCTTACCGGATCCATTTCATCGAAGGAGGATCTTACCAAAGCAGGCGACATCCGAACCATGCTGCCTCGATTCAACGATGAAAACCTCGAGAAGAACTTGGCAGTCGTCGCAAAGATTTCCGAAATCGCAAAAACCAAGGGCGTCACTCCAACCCAGCTGGCACTGGCGTGGGTCCTGGCGCAGGGCGATGACATCTTTGCTATTCCCGGAACAACAAAGGCACACAGACTTAGTGAAAACCTCGGAGCCATGAGCGTCAGCCTgactgcagaagaagagcaagccaTTCGCAATGTTGGAAAGGAAGTTTTTGGAGCCCGAATTCATGACAAGGTTCCCGGTGTAAACATCTTTGGTGACACTCCACCGCTGGAGGCATAA